A region of Chelonoidis abingdonii isolate Lonesome George chromosome 8, CheloAbing_2.0, whole genome shotgun sequence DNA encodes the following proteins:
- the LRRIQ4 gene encoding leucine-rich repeat and IQ domain-containing protein 4 produces MWPIKLKFKTSFEVFQNTLSQIVEFQQSPDANAVNVHFSRADTTILEKDSLQISRETQMTKELVKDTLPVHVTDRIFFIDLANKQQTTIPLQIFELEDLEELHLEKNLIESIPGDIHHLKKVKVLYLDENYIHDVCEELGELKYLQSLDLSSNPLSYSSLHIISKLQALRQLRLYDANLDEFPVEICKCLHHVELLGLSGNNLKYMPKEVVNLRKLKEIYLQKNRFESFPLELCHLHNLEIIDLEQNLVSFVPEEIVSLTNLVKLFLAFNNLLSVPDTLHCCRRLTVLDLSNNLLRRLPPNFKQLTEMNELGLSGNNLEKFPGQICHWKSLCLIYLKNTGLQVLPSSFTRLTCIKILDLSENFFYEFPKEICAMENLEILSLDDNQICEIPPEVTGLSNLKCLGLTGNRFSVFPEEVFLLQSLEKLYLGQDKGIKFMTLPSDISKLQNLKELYLENNCLEYLPPSIGLLSNLEIVDCHNNLLKELPDSICQVQGLQRLLVQNNQLFQLPENLDNLQKLQLVLLDGNPMTDPPIEVCSQGNLAIREYLQEKRHQKAKATKIQAWWRGQMVRKGLGIFAELQKLLKKGKKDKKGKEKGKEKPGKGAKGKK; encoded by the exons ATGTGGCCCATAAAACTTAAATTCAAGACCTCTTTTGAAGTATTTCAAAACACACTAT CACAGATTGTTGAGTTTCAGCAGAGCCCTGATGCCAATGCAGTGAATGTTCATTTCTCAAGAGCAGATACTACAATTCTTGAAAAGGATAGTTTGCAGATTTCACGGGAAACACAAATGACGAAAGAACTAGTGAAGGATACTCTACCTGTACACGTCACAGATCGgatattttttattgatttagCCAATAAGCAACAGACAACTATCCCTTTACAAATCTTTGAACTGGAAGATCTGGAAGAATTGCACTTGGAAAAAAACTTAATTGAAAGTATCCCAGGAGACATCCATCATCTTAAGAAGGTGAAAGTTCTCTATCTGGATGAGAACTACATACATGACGTATGTGAAGAACTTGGGGAGCTGAAATATCTTCAGAGCTTAGATTTAAGTAGCAATCCACTCTCTTACAGTTCGCTCCATATCATCAGCAAACTGCAGGCGCTCCGTCAGCTCAGGCTATATGATGCAAACTTGGATGAGTTCCCAGTGGAGATCTGTAAATGCCTCCATCATGTTGAGCTGCTTGGACTATCTGGCAATAATCTAAAGTATATGCCTAAAGAAGTAGTGAATCTGAGAAAACTTAAGGAGATCTACCTGCAAAAAAACAGATTTGAAAGCTTTCCCCTGGAGCTTTGTCATCTTCATAATCTGGAAATAATAGATCTGGAACAAAATCTAGTGAGTTTTGTCCCTGAAGAAATTGTCTCTTTGACAAACTTAGTGAAACTATTTTTAGCTTTCAATAACCTGTTATCAGTCCCTGATACATTGCATTGCTGCCGGAGACTGACTGTGCTTGATTTGTCTAATAACCTCCTGCGTAGGCTCCCTCCTAACTTCAAGCAGCTCACAGAAATGAACGAGCTTGGTCTGTCTGGTAACAACTTGGAAAAGTTTCCAGGTCAGATTTGCCATTGGAAGTCCCTTTGCctcatttatttgaaaaacactggCTTGCAAGTGCTACCTTCTTCTTTTACCAGATTAACCTGTATCAAGATATTAGATCTTAGTGAAAATTTCTTTTATGAATTCCCTAAGGAGATCTGTGCTATGGAAAATCTGGAAATATTGTCACTGGATGACAATCAAATATGTGAG ATACCTCCAGAGGTGACGGGACTCTCTAACTTAAAATGCCTTGGTCTGACTGGAAACAGATTCAGTGTCTTTCCAGAGGAAGTCTTTCTTCTTCAGTCGTTAGAGAAATTATATCTGGGACAAGATAAAGGGATCAAATTCATGACTCTTCCAAGCGACATCAGCAAACTGCAG aatctgAAAGAGCTGTACCTAGAGAACAATTGTCTGGAGTACCTGCCACCTTCCATAGGCTTGCTGAGCAACCTAGAAATAGTTGACTGTCACAACAACCTCCTTAAAGAACTCCCAGACTCCATATGTCAAGTACAAG GTTTGCAAAGATTGCTTGTTCAGAACAATCAGTTGTTCCAACTCCCAGAAAACTTGGACAATCTTCAGAAGCTGCAGCTTGTCTTGCTGGATGGGAATCCTATGACAGACCCTCCAATTGAGGTGTGCAGCCAGGGGAACTTGGCTATCAGGGAGTATTTACAAGAAAAGAGGCATCAAAAGGCCAAGGCTACAAAG ATCCAGGCTTGGTGGCGTGGGCAGATGGTGCGGAAGGGGCTTGGAATTTTTGCTGAGCTTCAAAAACtgttaaagaaaggaaagaaagataagaaaggaaaagaaaaggggaaagaaaagcctGGCAAAGGTGCAAAAGGCAAAAAGTAG